The following coding sequences are from one Heptranchias perlo isolate sHepPer1 chromosome 13, sHepPer1.hap1, whole genome shotgun sequence window:
- the sst1.1 gene encoding somatostatin 1, tandem duplicate 1: MWCSRVQCALALLSITLAMLRVSSAPTDDRYREILQRSMAAAGVRGKAELTKYTLAQLLSELANAENEALEADELPRAGEQDEVRVELERSANPNLAQRERKAGCKNFFWKTFTSC, from the exons ATGTGGTGCAGCCGTGTTCAGTGTGCCCTCGCCCTCCTctccatcaccctggcaatgctGAGGGTCAGCTCGGCTCCAACGGACGACAGGTATCGCGAAATCCTCCAGAGATCGATGGCAGCCGCAGGAGTCCGGGGTAAAGCG GAGTTGACAAAATACACCCTCGCTCAACTGTTGTCGGAGCTGGCGAACGCCGAGAACGAAGCGCTGGAAGCGGACGAATTGCCCCGAGCGGGCGAACAGGACGAGGTGCGGGTCGAGCTGGAGAGATCGGCCAACCCCAATttggcccagagagagaggaaagctggCTGCAAGAACTTCTTCTGGAAAACCTTCACATCCTGTTAa